The following proteins are encoded in a genomic region of Oncorhynchus masou masou isolate Uvic2021 chromosome 32, UVic_Omas_1.1, whole genome shotgun sequence:
- the dhrs7 gene encoding dehydrogenase/reductase SDR family member 7 isoform X2, giving the protein MLQNSNEMVHLEIQRDTKLKGLVVWVTGASSGIGEELAYQLAGCGSRLILSARRVDQLDRVKLHCLERSNLKDKDILVLPLDLLERASHEAKMKTAIQHFGNIDILVNNGGRSQRSLCLETSVDVYQALMELNFLGTVSLTKQVLPHMTQRGSGSVVTVSSVVGLAGAPLATGYSASKHALQGFFNSLRTELTEYPRILISTVCPGPVQSQIVQNAFTEEVGKAIPTAGDQQHKMVTSRCVRLILVGIANGIKEMWIAQQPFLLFYYVWQYAPTWAWFITDMLGRKRVQNFKAGLDADSAYFTKPKPKSS; this is encoded by the exons ATGTTGCAAAACAGCAATGAAATGGTACATCTGGAGATCCAGAGAG ATACCAAGTTGAAAGGACTGGTGGTGTGGGTCACAGGAGCCTCCAGTGGCATAGGGGAGGAGCTGGCTTACCAACTAGCTGGATGTGGGTCTCGTTTGATTCTATCTGCCCGCCGTGTGGATCAGTTGGATAGGGTGAAACTTCACTGTTTGG AGCGCTCCAACTTGAAAGATAAGGATATTCTTGTTCTTCCACTTGATTTGCTGGAGAGAGCATCCCATGAGGCAAAAATGAAAACTGCTATCCAGCACTTTGGCAAT ATTGACATCCTGGTTAACAATGGTGGCCGCAGCCAGCGTTCTCTGTGCCTGGAGACCAGTGTGGATGTGTACCAGGCGCTGATGGAGCTCAACTTTCTGGGCACAGTGTCACTTACCAAGCAGGTGTTGCCCCACATGACGCAGCGAGGGTCGGGCAGTGTAGTTACTGTAAGCAGTGTGGTCGGCCTGGCTGGGGCACCTCTGGCAACTGGATACTCTGCCAGTAAACACGCTCTTCAG GGCTTCTTCAATTCTCTTCGAACAGAGCTGACTGAATACCCAAGGATACTCATCAGCACAGTATGTCcagggcctgtacagtcacagaTAGTCCAGAATGCTTTCACAGAAGAAGTGGGAAAG GCCATTCCCACTGCTGGGGACCAGCAACACAAGATGGTCACTAGTCGTTGTGTGCGTCTCATCCTGGTGGGTATAGCCAATGGCATCAAGGAGATGTGGATTGCCCAGCAGCCCTTTCTGCTGTTCTACTATGTGTGGCAGTATGCTCCCACCTGGGCCTGGTTCATCACTGATATGCTGGGCAGGAAGAGGGTGCAGAACTTCAAGGCTGGCCTG GATGCAGACTCTGCGTACTTCACAAAGCCAAAGCCCAAGTCTTCCTGA
- the dhrs7 gene encoding dehydrogenase/reductase SDR family member 7 isoform X3: MKTAIQHFGNIDILVNNGGRSQRSLCLETSVDVYQALMELNFLGTVSLTKQVLPHMTQRGSGSVVTVSSVVGLAGAPLATGYSASKHALQGFFNSLRTELTEYPRILISTVCPGPVQSQIVQNAFTEEVGKAIPTAGDQQHKMVTSRCVRLILVGIANGIKEMWIAQQPFLLFYYVWQYAPTWAWFITDMLGRKRVQNFKAGLDADSAYFTKPKPKSS, translated from the exons ATGAAAACTGCTATCCAGCACTTTGGCAAT ATTGACATCCTGGTTAACAATGGTGGCCGCAGCCAGCGTTCTCTGTGCCTGGAGACCAGTGTGGATGTGTACCAGGCGCTGATGGAGCTCAACTTTCTGGGCACAGTGTCACTTACCAAGCAGGTGTTGCCCCACATGACGCAGCGAGGGTCGGGCAGTGTAGTTACTGTAAGCAGTGTGGTCGGCCTGGCTGGGGCACCTCTGGCAACTGGATACTCTGCCAGTAAACACGCTCTTCAG GGCTTCTTCAATTCTCTTCGAACAGAGCTGACTGAATACCCAAGGATACTCATCAGCACAGTATGTCcagggcctgtacagtcacagaTAGTCCAGAATGCTTTCACAGAAGAAGTGGGAAAG GCCATTCCCACTGCTGGGGACCAGCAACACAAGATGGTCACTAGTCGTTGTGTGCGTCTCATCCTGGTGGGTATAGCCAATGGCATCAAGGAGATGTGGATTGCCCAGCAGCCCTTTCTGCTGTTCTACTATGTGTGGCAGTATGCTCCCACCTGGGCCTGGTTCATCACTGATATGCTGGGCAGGAAGAGGGTGCAGAACTTCAAGGCTGGCCTG GATGCAGACTCTGCGTACTTCACAAAGCCAAAGCCCAAGTCTTCCTGA
- the dhrs7 gene encoding dehydrogenase/reductase SDR family member 7 isoform X1: MDLGVTLLIGIALCLLVQFVCFLFADSDLTLLWATLFGSKPDTKLKGLVVWVTGASSGIGEELAYQLAGCGSRLILSARRVDQLDRVKLHCLERSNLKDKDILVLPLDLLERASHEAKMKTAIQHFGNIDILVNNGGRSQRSLCLETSVDVYQALMELNFLGTVSLTKQVLPHMTQRGSGSVVTVSSVVGLAGAPLATGYSASKHALQGFFNSLRTELTEYPRILISTVCPGPVQSQIVQNAFTEEVGKAIPTAGDQQHKMVTSRCVRLILVGIANGIKEMWIAQQPFLLFYYVWQYAPTWAWFITDMLGRKRVQNFKAGLDADSAYFTKPKPKSS, translated from the exons ATGGATTTGGGCGTGACGTTACTCATAGGAATTGCACTTTGCTTGCTTGTACAGTTTGTGTGCTTCTTATTTGCGGACTCTGACTTGACCTTACTATGGGCAACCTTGTTTGGGAGCAAGCCAG ATACCAAGTTGAAAGGACTGGTGGTGTGGGTCACAGGAGCCTCCAGTGGCATAGGGGAGGAGCTGGCTTACCAACTAGCTGGATGTGGGTCTCGTTTGATTCTATCTGCCCGCCGTGTGGATCAGTTGGATAGGGTGAAACTTCACTGTTTGG AGCGCTCCAACTTGAAAGATAAGGATATTCTTGTTCTTCCACTTGATTTGCTGGAGAGAGCATCCCATGAGGCAAAAATGAAAACTGCTATCCAGCACTTTGGCAAT ATTGACATCCTGGTTAACAATGGTGGCCGCAGCCAGCGTTCTCTGTGCCTGGAGACCAGTGTGGATGTGTACCAGGCGCTGATGGAGCTCAACTTTCTGGGCACAGTGTCACTTACCAAGCAGGTGTTGCCCCACATGACGCAGCGAGGGTCGGGCAGTGTAGTTACTGTAAGCAGTGTGGTCGGCCTGGCTGGGGCACCTCTGGCAACTGGATACTCTGCCAGTAAACACGCTCTTCAG GGCTTCTTCAATTCTCTTCGAACAGAGCTGACTGAATACCCAAGGATACTCATCAGCACAGTATGTCcagggcctgtacagtcacagaTAGTCCAGAATGCTTTCACAGAAGAAGTGGGAAAG GCCATTCCCACTGCTGGGGACCAGCAACACAAGATGGTCACTAGTCGTTGTGTGCGTCTCATCCTGGTGGGTATAGCCAATGGCATCAAGGAGATGTGGATTGCCCAGCAGCCCTTTCTGCTGTTCTACTATGTGTGGCAGTATGCTCCCACCTGGGCCTGGTTCATCACTGATATGCTGGGCAGGAAGAGGGTGCAGAACTTCAAGGCTGGCCTG GATGCAGACTCTGCGTACTTCACAAAGCCAAAGCCCAAGTCTTCCTGA